The genomic region AGGAAATgatgatgttttattattatatgtattttgttattttggtcACATGAAGAAAGCATGTGTGCCAACAGGGAGATCAATAAATGAGTGCAGTCAGGGATTTTTGGTTATTACACAATATATATGGCAAGACTAAAGTTGCTGAACCTTTAAATGAAATCTATAATAACTGATCGTTATGTTTTTTATGGTTTGGTTGACAATTGacttaattaaaataacattgtcTTTACTATCATTCATGTAACacagtttaaaatgtttcagtgtgttgtgtatATGGTATGCATGTACTTctgcaataataataagaaaattaaATCTTTTGCAAAATCTGCTGTAATTTTAATGTGTGTTCTTCATTGTATGTAACTGAAATATGTTTGCAAGAATAGAATAAGTATAAGCATTATGCTCTATGATAGAGATGGTTTTCTAAGCACACTAGTTagggataaaaaaaagaagataatcaTTGATCTGTGGgacagaaaaatgaaaatagagAATTTTCCAATCACCACTGATGAGGAATTTCCCATTCTCATTCCCAGCATCCCTCAGTGCGTGATGCAAGCCTGTTCCTGGGAGCAGGTAGTGTACTGTAAGTGCTGTCAGTGATGAGGCAACAGTGGCCTGTAAGTCAGTATATAAACCAGCACATTTTTCACGCTCAACCATCAGACAGGAGAACTCAGAGGAGCTGACAAGAGTCACCAAAGAGTCAAAGGATTGAACAACTTAAACCTCTCAAACCCTTCTAAGATGAAGACACTCAGTGTTGCAGTTGCAGTGGCCGTCGTGCTCGCCTTTATTTGCCTTCCGGAGAGCTCTGCTGTCCCAGTCACTGAGGTGAGTTAATTGACTTGACTAACACTCATTTCAGTCACTTATTAGGTATAAATGTTTTGTCAGAATGCTAAAATGTGGCTCCTACTATAAATGTGCACAATTCATTAACAGGtgcaggagctggaggagccAATGAGCAATGACAATCTAGCTGCTGCACACGAAGACATGTCAGTGGAATCCTGGAAGGTTTGTTCAGTTaactggttaaactgagacaaaTACACTGAGCTGTCTCAAATCTGAGAGGGGGGTGTTTTCTCAGAGTGACTGATGATGCTGGAGATGAACACCTTGctgtgtcttttgtctttcacaCAGATGCCATATAACAACAGACAGAAGCGCGGCATTAAATGTCGCTTTTGCTGTGGCTGCTGCACCCCCGGCGTCTGTGGAGTGTGCTGCAGGTTCTGAGGATTCCTGCTCCAACAAACACTAAATATTAATTTcttgtgctttttgttttaaagcagtTTTACCACCTACAGTTGAATTTATGGCTGTACACTTTTGAGGATTCGGTTATGCTGTAATTACTGTGTGCTCAGTGATGTGACCACGTCATCCACATGTTAAATTTCTTCAAAATACTAAAGTGTATCATCACAATAAACTTAAATGTTACTAATATATTGTGTGTaacactgttgttttttatcaatGAATATGCACAATTGACACATCACTATTCTCAATACATTCTCTACAGTCATTATTCCAACACTCTCAGTTACATAAAAGTGATTCAATAATAGCCAGTTCAGGAAAACATTGAACACACAGGAAAGCCTGTTTCTTGTTTCTTGAAAAAATCTGACGTGCACATGAAGTAATTTATTAAATCTTCATAAACATGTTCCtgaaaatcaacacaaaacaataagaAGAAATTAAAAAGGTTAACCTTCTGATATAAAATTTTTTGTCTCTCCTAAAAGAAATctccaatttttttttgttattacatttttctttgagGTCAAAACCTGGCACCTATGCAACTTGACCACCAACAGTTCTGTCAGGGATTCTGGTGTGCTATGCTAGTATTGGCTAATGTAGTCTTATACCTCTAACCTtaaactgagtaaaaagcaaGCAGCGAGCTACTGAGTTCTGTAACTCCAAAATTTaatattcatttcattcattcataaaaacTGTCACTGTCTGGGTAATTAactgtttttcactttgcatACACAGTTACActgagaaaatatattttgtgatCCTTTAACAGACAGAATAAACTCAAAAAAGATCTATTGAAATGTAGTGTTGACATGTTAATTTATAGTTAAGATCTTCAAGTTTGGAAGCTCAAACTTAAATTCTGTTGACTGATACAagttttaattaaacacatttatctCACTATAAGCAAGCTAACTAAGCTAACAGTATTACATAAATATTAACAATGGGAGCCTTTCTTATCACTTCATTATATCCAGTCACAAGTGAAATGCTCCCGTCATTTGAAAAAGTAGGCATTGACAAAAAAAGAGTAATCAGCTTTTGGCTATATTCCATCAGATGTGGAGCCATTCATGGTTTGTTGACAGAGCGATAAAGTGATAAAAAGTAAGGGATTTTGTTTATTGCACAAGATATTTGGACAAACTAATACTGTTACTAGAAATTTCAAATAGCACCTGTAAACTGCATCCAGTATTGTATTTTTACGTTTTTTCCCCAATGTTGTTAACACTACCAGACAGTCTTATGATGTTTTGAAGAAACCATTATTAAATACAAGAATCAATAATTTCGTGTTCTTGTTGATAAATTCagattattataatattactgtaatagcATTAAAGTCAGAATGTGCAGAATGTATTACATATGAAATTGATCAATTAAAGATTGGTAACAATTACCAATACAGCAGGATTATATTACAATAATGCTCAATAAGGAAACAAAAGCTTTTACAAAATCAGTTTTCATTATAGGTCGATCTCACACCTGAAAGAGTATTCCATAATTTATATGATTTCATGTCATTTcataatcattttttaaaataaatctccTTTAATTCACATAAGTACACATGAGCAGAGAGTGCATTGCTTCCATGCTGTATATTTGAAAACCTGTACAGCAGCTTCTTCATGTATGGAACTGTGTTCTGTCTGTAGAAAATGGCTGATTGATCATATTGTGACACTGGGCCCAACAGCAACCTATGGCTTACTTTAGCTCTGCAAATTAACCTAAAGTGACCTGGGAAACCCTGTGTGATATGACCCTCACAGAAGGACACATTATTTGCCTTCAGGAGAGCTCTGCAGTCCCAGTCACTGAAGTAAGAACTTAACTCATTTCATTCacttattaaatataaatgtttttgtcaaaatGCTAATATGTGGCTCCTACTGTAAATGTGAACAATTCATTAACAGATGCAAGAGCTGGAGGAGGCTATAAGCAATGACAATCCACTTGCTGCACATGAAGCGATGTCAGCAGAAACATAGATTCTATGTTCAGCAGACTGATTACTTAAATTACTGAACATGAGCTATATCAAATGTAAGtggatgtgtttttctttaaactgCCCTGATGCTTCTTGGATAAGAAAGGATCAACAGAATGTACAATAATGCTGGAAAACACCTTGCTCCtgttttctttcacacagaTCCTATACAATATCAGGCAGAGGCGCCATATTGGCCCCATCAGATGTCATTATTGCTGCAGCTTCTGCATCAGTGTTATGTGCTGCAAGTGTACCTGCATCTACTATTCTGTATTGGCACATTCAGTCATAATGTCACTAACATATCATGTGATCAGATGAGTGATTAGTGTTGAGGATGAACTGTCAGCTTACAATAAAACTACTAatataatcagaatcagaatcagaaagagctttattgccaagtagtattttacacggacgaggaatttgctttggtgataaggtgctacacatagacaaacatacagttgacctAAATATGTttagaaatatataattaaggaataaacaaatgcaagttatataagaataataaaagaatatagaaaaataatacaattatttgcagagaaagaacaatgtggcagatatttacatgtgcattactctggtttgtgttgtgcagacgtattgcaacggaagaggatattgtgtacataaatatataaattgacaaaatgtgaaaatatagaAGACAATGATTAACAATTACAACAAATAATCTGTAATTAACattccctctgtgtttcagctTTAACTGCATGCACAATAACACATTAATTATGACTTCAACACTTCATATCAGTCACCATGCAGGCCCAAGTACCGGGGTGTTAAGGAAGTAACATCCTTTACTGGCCTCTAAAAACATGGCAATTTAATTTCCAAGGGTGGTCTGCTGCCCAAGTGCTAACCAGGCCCAGCTCAGCTCAGCTCTGCTGTGCGGCGCCCGTTATCCAGTACAGTAAGGGGAGCTATGGCATCTGGCCATGGTAGTATGCATGCTATTGTTCTGCTTTCAGCATGGCTGGAGTGCACCTCACAATATAATGACCACAAAGGTCAAAGAAATTATATGGTGTTAAATCAGCGCAGAAATGATTGGGAACACACAGACTCTGATAGACTCTGTGATAGAGGTCTGGATGGGGAAAGAGCATACAAAGGGGTCAGCATATTGCAAGTGACAAGCAGAACAATGGCGAACCTGTGGTTACTATTTAACCCAGTGTGATTACGATTTaattatccacacacacacatgtgcatgtgcatgccaaaacacacacatatgctcacactcacacatgcacagactaCCAGTCTGGAGCCCGGCGGACTCCTGCTCTGATCCCACCCTCATGCAGCCTTGCAGGGGGTTGAGCGGCATGCCAGGCGGATGCCCATTGTACGCCCCCATACCAACAGAGCTGCTGCCAAACCACACAAGGAGATAGTAAATGAGAGCAGAGGGTTCTGTTCAGcttcctaacacacacactcacacacacacacacccactatGCGGTTATTTTATCTGACTCatacccacatacacacacaaaacacaatgcagtcaggcagcAATTAGGGGCCTGTTCATCAGTGAACTACAGTATACTAGCTCTATAAATCTTCTAGCTAGAGTTTTTAAAGTGTACAAACTAAAGTGCTCGGGTGGCAAGCTGAGGAATTCacaggatgttgttgttgtaggtCATTTGATTAGTAACTCCTGATTTGATGTAATTCAGACAGACAAAGGAAAATCATACCTGACTCAGGTCTTTGTTGAGACACAGAAAACTGGAAGCAGCAGTGAACAACAGGTAGTTTTTGCAGTGGCGTGGGGTAAATGTTTggggaagccaagtgagaggggatgtcctttttggagggcaattatctaatgtactgtgctattacagtgcagggtataattttacacaaaattgaATCATACTTTAAAGATACGCACTAAGTTGCATTTACCAACACgtacgctctctctctctctctttttcactcactcactctctctcaccccaaatagCATACATAGCCCGCTGCTTATAGTGCACAGTACAAATAGGCTTcggttaagaataaaagaagcattcacaagctcaatcagaagaCGACTGAAGACATTTCCATATtagcagtggtgcatgtatcaaataggcTTACATACTTCTTAAtgcttggccaaatgttcaCATCACAACATCACTCAAGACTACAACAAACGAGTACCAGACTGACAGagtaaaaacaattattcaggTAGCCTAACCTGGCCCAGTGCCCTGTGGCAGGTTCTGTCTGTGGTGCTCATTATCTATGCACACACAActgcagtaaaaacaacaagattACTTCAGTGGACTACTCATTCACAGCTAAATCcaggcaagcaaagcaaaataaacaatataaccGCATCAAAAATCGCACACATAGCTGCAGTTCAgttaagttcagagagagaaggaggtaaCATTTCAATCACCCTATTTGAAAAGGAAGGCCATTCTCCTGTCTTTCATGGTGGAGATGTGGTCAATAACCAAGTCATAGAATTTCCCACTGGCATTTAGACCCTTCACAAAAAGAGAGTCAATTAAAATTTGGCGCTACCAGCTAGCCACTCTGTACCACTAATGTTATAGGTTTCCTCATTGAACGTCCGAAactcctttttcctctccacGTGCTGCTCCAGTTTTTGTGTTGGTCTTGGTCTAtcagatttaatcttaaattgctgctgtagtggtagtttagtaaaactatttataactaaaaactccaaatccccaccctccataactgcaccagctaaagctgaacaaaacaaacacgaCCAGAGATAGAGGAAAGTTTAACGTAGTTTTATTTAGTAACAAAAAGTACTTCTTGGTGAGGGTATGAGCAGGGGCGAGGCAGGCAACTCAAAACGAACTAGAGACAGGGAAAACAACGGTCAGTAAAACACTCCAAAAATCTAGTGACGTGAGACTTGAGCTAAGAAATGAGAGATAACGTGAAATGGTTAGGAATAATCTGGCGACGAGGAGCAGGAAACCAGCAGGTCTTGTAGTGCTCATAATGAGTCGATGATGGACTCCGCCAAACCTAAGAACTGCCTCCCTCCGTGTCTCGGGAACGCCCACtcgcacacaacacacacacacataccaaaatacaaacacaaattcaCAGAGTCACAGCACTGGCTGTGACACAGAGTTAGAAAAGTGAGCTGCGCTGGTGGGGGTGGGTTGTTAAGGTAGGCTACTGGTGAGACATCTCATCTTTTATCACGATAATCGCGAGGTAAATAACGAAATACAGCATTCACATTACAAAGTAGCCTAATCTATGAGGAATGTGCACTTGCATGTATTTTATTGGTCATTGTTGCGTTGCAGCACGGTTTAACTTTTTCACCCTCCTGCATTGTCACCTCCACATCACCGATGAACTGGCTCCAATTTAAATTAATGACAGGACTGCACTTTGTCACTCAGGGTTACTGTCGGTTTGATCATGGCCTTAGTTTAGCATGATAGCATGCTAACTTTTgccaattagcactaaacacagctAAGGCTAAGGAGAAaatcattagttttgcaggtatttgaaGTTTATGGACAAATTAGTGATAGACTGAATGTGATTCTTGTCAGTTCAAATTAGTATTGGACTAATGAAAATTCAAAAGTccttacaattcatcctgagggggccATGATtgtctgcaccaaatttcatgTCAATCCATCTGTGACTGCTATACCAAGGAGCCTGGCTCTTAGGCGCTGTGGTTAAGTTGCGTGGTTGGTACCTTGTAGACCGGGGTTCAAATCTGGGTGGGATGACTGCTCCTTCCCCCTCCGTCACATATGGCACCATTCAACAGTTTTCAAGAAATTTCACTCAAAATTACAAatggaggaaaagtcagggtatcaccataggtgtcatttacagtaAGGAAATTCTgactgattttgtccccatcactttttgaaagcacttgttgaaaatgttttgaaaaacagcttgcaccaacaaatgttaactaacaaataaaaatgctttgagaaaggtttatttgcacaataagaaaacatgcaattaaatttaaatatagtatataaaaaagtaacttaagataaaaaaaaacaagctgttgATGAgctactgcattatattctgttatatttttatatttatgaatcctgccagctgaattttttgtttcccttaatataaataaagacactgCCACTGTAAATTGGggaagaaaatgtctccagaatgcaggatattaagtgtttaatgtccAAAatttttctgggggaggactcCCAGACCCCCGTTCACATATTTCAgcttttcatatttcttcaaaatagcgTTAAAAATcgtcttgtcttgttctcgtgcatccTCACATCTGTTGTGTCCTAAGTGTATGATCATGCCcgtaatctgagcccttatgtccccacattttttcaacacaaagtgacacccttggaCATCACTAAAGTCATTAGGACAAAGTAATACAAAATGTTGTGCCAATCCATCTAGTAGATGTAAGTTAAAGTTTTTCCTGCTGGCAGtgctacaggaaaagtcagggatCACAAAAGTCAGTAGGTTTAATCCAATGGGGACCATGAATGGCTGTACAGAAtctcatggcaatccatcagtTAGTTGTTGAGAACTTTCAGTTTGGGCCAAAGCAGTGGGCCGACTGACACGGAAAACAGAGCCACCCTGCCAGCACGGCTAAAAATGAATGATGGAATCAAACATTGTCATTCCgtgaaaataacaatataatttgTGGTATTTCCAATCGAAACATTAGTAAATGTTAATCAGTGGTTGCCAAAATACAAAAGGTTTTACAGACTAATTTCTCTATAGGGGATGCTGACTTGTgagtaatacatttttaaatgatagCTAACACTATGCAGTTCAACTTTGGAATTGCTGTCTATTAATGTTCCCCTTGATTGGATCCAGAGGGCCACATTACATGTAATATCGCctgtaatatttaatttgacTGCAATTGTTTCAGACTCTTAACCAACACATTAGTCATCACTTTCTACAGTTAATCACTTTAAACCAGCAACAGCAGAGAGCGGAGTGTGAACCAGAGGCTCCACCGCAGGTCACACTCCACAGCAAAGGCTGGGAGGGAGGCGTTCATGCTcacacacgtacacatacacacagacacacacaatcaaGGCTGGGAACCACTGACATGAGGTCAAGACCTCCTCTAAAGCTGAGTTGATTAAACACGTTACTACAACCCGCACACTGCCCAATAAAATGTGCTGTGCTGAGGATGATGACTGTGTTGCACATACTGGGAGCATCACTGGCTCCAGCCTTCCCAGAGAGCCCAGCCCAGCAAGTGAGACCGAGGTAcaccctgctgctgcagctccacttCTGCCTACTCGCCATACCTTGAGGGAGCAATCAACCTAGCTTCTTATTAGGAGGATAATGCCTGTGAGTTTTgtacatgtgtatatgtatgaaTGAACATTTCCTCCACAGACCCTCCAAGTGGGGGCAAAGGTTGCTTCTGAACCATGGTGCTGCATAATCCGGCCCTGAATGAATGCGGGTGGCAAGATAAACATTCCTGGACAATGAGACTCTCCTTTACCCCCTGCTGTACTCATACCCACTTAAAATCTgcttacccacaatgcaacactTGGCTCAAGTGAATAGCTCCCCTGGAACATGTGCAGTGCCACTCCAGAATAACACAGCCCCGCTCCTAGAAGCCACAAGTGTCAGCTATGGCTCAGATACAACCCTTCTGGGCCCTTACTGAGCACATTATATCCAATTCAACTGGTCTTaatatactttaataagacCTGTTTCCGATTAATTCTCCCTTGAAACCGGTAGTAACACAGCTACTAGGCACATATAAAAATTGAATGAATGGAGTAGGGCTGCCAGAGAGTCAGGAGGGGGAAAATAGGAATCCTTGCGGATTTGTCCTCACCAGCTGGCACTTGAGCCCAATATAATAGTTGTGCCCATAGCTCTCAGAGCACCAGTAAGAGGAAATATTTGCCCGGCCTGTAATGTGTTTAAGGTGAGCAGTATGATTCAGTTCAAGTCATAAAGCCCTTGCGTCTCACATCCTGAGAGGGAGGACAGGGCTTCTCTGCTTATATTCCTCAAGTGAACAGGGACAATggctttgtgttgtgtttggatcccaatgtaaaataaaaagccaGGCATTTCAGAGGTTAAATAAGCCAAAAAATACTTACAGCACCCATAGGAAACACCGCACCGGGTCAGTATAGAAATGCCTGTCTGTTCCACGTAATGGACggtgataaaaaaaatcctatGTCCCCCACTGCACCTGCTGTTATGAAGCCTAACCAGAGAAACACTACCACTGCAAGTGACTCATAAATATTCCCCCATTTGTCATctaagaatgaaaaaaaatcacagcatGGTGATATTAATGCGCAAGGTGAGCATTAACAACATGACTCTTTTCCACTTCCTGTCCAGCAGATGAGGCAGACGTGGAGGGGATTAATTACCGTGATCCTTATGTACTTCCAGTACAGCTCACAATCTTTTTTCCAATTTCCTGTTTCAAACGTCTCTGCAGCAAAGCAAATGACTGTCACAGACAATTAGCTTTTATTGaagaacatatttatttttgggATTAACTTGTTCCCTAGCAACTCCGAGTGAAGCCAAAATTTGCATTGAGGGCTGACTTGGGATTGCATTATTTGAATTAGGAGCGAGTTTAGTAATAAAAGTCACCCATTAATGCCACCATTTAGCGGGCTTGTACACACCATGATGGCTAACATATGGCAAATGTGTTCAAAATATTAAGATCTGCTTGTCCTTTGACACCACTATGTTCCTAGTCATTGCTGTTTCGGCCCGTGCCAAACGCCATGGCTAACCCACATGAAGATTAATGATTCCAGATTTCCTTCAACTCGAAGGGCAAGCATTGGCTCATTATACAGTtattaaaaacagcaaattattACAACATTTATTATCCCGGGCAATCTTATTCGCCACACCAATGTCATAACTTCCATTTCTGCCATCTGCATTGGAACGAATGTGTCACAATTGCCACAACTGCACACTCACAGTGGGCTGAATGTAATTTCTATGAATGTAGAGCAGAGGTCCCTGGACCCCTCCCATTATCCTCTCTCACTGTCTTGTGAGGTGCATACAGTGCGTACAATAGAAGCATTTACATGCCATAACAACCTGCTTTAGAAGCACAGATTGCTATCACTGATCTATACAGTGTAGAGCCCACTCGGTCATTTCCTGTTAGTGGTTTCACTTGTTGTGCCTTTGAAGCAGGCTTTAATAATAGGACCCAACAGAACTAATGAAAATGCTCTCTGTCAGATTAAAAGGGAGCTTCAGTCTCAGCCGCCTAACCACATTCAgcacaaacattaaaacacacacagaggcctgcatgtacatatacacacagtttACAGAAGTGGTTTACGCAGGGAGGACCAATTCTTCTGATGTGTGGAAGACTGCTAACCCTCTTAACAACACTGCGAATACCATCAGTGTCCTGTTTCTCACAGCAGttgaaaaaacaacaagtgGACTGATGTCAAAGGGGAAAGGTGAGGGGAAACTCCAGATTCCTCCAAAGTGTCAAAAGATGTGATTCTCCTTGTACCCCCTTTTTTCCATTGCGAGCGCTGCAATGTGTGCTGTAGTGGTGGTCTTGTGCTTAATGAATCCACTTCAGTGAAGTTCCTCTCCATAAGCCTTTA from Micropterus dolomieu isolate WLL.071019.BEF.003 ecotype Adirondacks linkage group LG03, ASM2129224v1, whole genome shotgun sequence harbors:
- the LOC123968435 gene encoding hepcidin-like, with product MKTLSVAVAVAVVLAFICLPESSAVPVTEVQELEEPMSNDNLAAAHEDMSVESWKMPYNNRQKRGIKCRFCCGCCTPGVCGVCCRF